Within Candidatus Rokuibacteriota bacterium, the genomic segment GGTTCAAGGTTCACATTGCCGGGAGCCCGTCCGACGCCATCGAGCGGATGCGCAAGATCGCGTACGAGGTTGTCGTGCTGGACGAGGAGTTCCAGGGCGCCACGCCCCACGACAACCCGGTCCTCCAGGCGATCCGGTCGATGCCCATGGCGAGCCGGCGGTACATCTTCGTCGGGCTCCTGGGGAAACAGTTCAAGACGCTGGACAACATGATGGCGTTCGCCAAGAGCGTCAACGTCGTCGTCAATTCGAACGACCTCCCGCAGATCAAAGGCGTCCTGCGGCAAGGCATGAGCGACAACGAGGTGTTCTACAGGGACCTCCACGAGATCCTGCGGGAAGTCGGCAAGCGATAGCCTC encodes:
- a CDS encoding response regulator, which gives rise to MAGPEAAEHEAFEENQRLALVCHDAAEAQGAIKGALQELGFKVHIAGSPSDAIERMRKIAYEVVVLDEEFQGATPHDNPVLQAIRSMPMASRRYIFVGLLGKQFKTLDNMMAFAKSVNVVVNSNDLPQIKGVLRQGMSDNEVFYRDLHEILREVGKR